The sequence below is a genomic window from Sorangiineae bacterium MSr12523.
GTCGCATCCTGCTCGGGGAAGCGATAACGGAACGCGAGACCGTCGTTGGTGACGTGCACGACGATCTCGACGCGGGCCCCCTGCGCATTGGCAAATGCAAAGACTTGCTCGCGCGCCCGATGGTGAATCGCACGCCTCTTTCCGTGCGCCGCCGTGTAATCGTCGTTCGAGATCACGGCGGGGCCGGCATAGAGGAACTCCAAGCCGTCGACGAAGCTCTGATCATCGCGCCGAACCCCGAGCGGCGACGAAAGGAGCACGTCGTGACGTGCTCCATCGTGATGGCGGCTAACGGAGTACGTCAGCACGCCAGAGTCATTTCGCAGTTCGAATTTCAGCTCGCCGTTCGGCGACGACACCGTCCATTGATCCTGACGGGACGTGCACGAGGCAGCCGCACCAGAGACGAGGAGCGCGCACCCAACTACCCGAATGAAGGAATGCATGCGCGCATCCTAAAGCAAATCATCCTATCTTTAAGCTTCAATTAACGGCTGCGTCATCACGCAACACGTCAAAACATGCCGCGTCATTATCACAACCGCGCAACATCATCGGATGATTAGCGGGCTTCCAGTTGTGCCGCCCGCCATGACGCGGCGTTCTCCAACGAGGCGGCGGGGTGAAGGATCGCGGGGTCGAACGTGTCGAACGGTCGGCCTTGGGCGAGACGCGCGGGCCAATCCGGATTGGCGATGGCGGCCCGTCCGAGCGCGAGGATGTCGGCGTGTCCATCCTCGAGCGCGCGCGCGGCGCGGGTGCCGTCGTGCAAGCTGCCGTTGGCAATGACGGGGAGGTGCGTGGTTTCTCGCGCGAGCTGCGTGAGCGTGCGTCCCTCGCGCAGGCTCGCGGAGAAGGCGAAGTCGCGGCCTTCGGCGGCGATGTGAAGGTACGACGCGCCGGCGTCGCGCAAGGCGGCGAAGATGAAGCGCGCTTCTTCGGCGCCTCCGGGCCACGTGTACGATTTGTCGTTCACCTTGGCCTCGGAGAGGCGCACGCCCACGACGAAGGCGGGACCGACGGCGCGGACGATGGCGCGCACGACGTCGGCGGTGAAGCGAACGCGATTCTCGACGGGGCCGCCATACGAGTCGGTGCGGGTGTTCGTGTACGTCGTCAAAAATTGGTCGAAGAGGTACCCATTGGCGGCGTGGATCTCGACGCCGTCGAACCCCGCCTCGCGTGCTCGAAGCGCAGCGCGCACGAAGGCCTCCGTGATATCGCGGAAGTCGTCTTCCACCATGGGGCGCGGCGTGGCGTAGGGCCCTTGGCCACCGTATTCGGGCATTTTCTCGCCCTTTGGCGTGATGGCCGAGGGGGCCACGCTCTGCGTGCGGTAACGATTGCCCTGCACGAGCGCGCCAGCGTGCATCAACTGGACGAAGATCTTCGCCCCTGCCGCGTGGACGTCGGCCACGATGGGGCGCCACGCATTGGCCTGCTCGTCGGTCGCGAGGCCAGGCTGGCGATCGTAGGCTTGGCTGTGGGCGAGATCGGGGTAGTTGCCTTCGGTGATGATCAGGCCAAATCCGCCTTTGGCGAAGTCCGCGTAGTAACGCCTCATCGCGTCGGTGGGGACGCCATCGCCGGCCGTGCTGACGCGGGTCATCGGCGCGACGGCGGCGCGGTTGCGCAACGAGAGGCCGGCGAGCGCGGACGTAAAAGGGGCAAGGGCTGCGTGCGTGTTCGACGAGAGCGACATGGTTTCCGTTCCTCCGATGCCTGAGAAGGTGACGCTCGGAGACGCGGTTTACAATCGCGCCTATTGTTGACGTAGTGTTCGCAAAATGGAAACAGTGTGAGGTATGGATCGGGTTCGGGCGCTCGCATGGTTTTGCAAGGTGGTGGAAGAGGAGAGCATCTCCCAAGCGGCGCGCACGTTGCGGGTCTCGAAGGCAGCGGTCAGCAAGGTGCTGTCGTCGCTGGAGGAGGAGCTCGGGGTCACTTTGCTTCACCGCACGACGCGGACGGTTCGGGCCACGGCGACGGGGAGGGTAGTGTACACGCACGCGCGCACGGTGCTGGAGCAAATGCGTGAGCTCGAGGCTGCGGCCAACGCGGAAAAGGCGGAGCCGAGCGGCACGTTGCGCATCACTGCGCCCGTCGCCTTCGGGCATTTGCATTTGCGCGCGCACATCGCGGCCTTCATCGCGAAGTACCCCTCCGTTCGCATCGAGTTGGTTCTCACCGACCGTTATATCCGTCTCGCCGAAGAGGGCTTCGACGTCGCCATCCGCGTAACCCGTTCCCTCGACGACGAAGACGTAGTCGCCATTCCTCTCGCCCGCACGCGCATGATCGCGTGCGCCTCCCCCGAGTACCTCTCCCGCGCCGGCAAACCGCGCAGCCCGCGCGATCTGCCGCGCCACACGTGCATCAGCTACTCCGCCCCGGGGGTGACCGGTCGCCTCCCCTGGCACTTCGACGACGAAGCCGTCCTGCTCGATCCTGCGATTCGCGTCGACAACAGCGTCCTCCTCTGCGACCTCGCCCGCGCAGGAACCGGAATCGCGTTTCTTCTCTCTTTCGTGTGCGCGTCGGATTTGAAGAGCGGAAACTTGATTTCTTTGTTCCCCAAAGCGAAGACCGAAGAGAGCACCGTCTTCGCGTTGTACCCGTCACCGGGCCATGCGACGGCGAAGATTCGGGCTTTCATGGAGTATCTGAAGAGTGCTTATGGGGGAATGGGAGAATGGGCATGAGGCTCATCGTGCACGTGTCGCGTGATCGTGATCGTGATCGTTCCTCGTGATCGTGATCGTTCCTCGTGATCGTGATCGTGATCGTGATCGTGATCGTGATCGTGATCGTGCACGCGCACGCGCTCGTGCACGAAGACTCGACCGGTCATCGGCACATCTTCGTCAGCATCGCCACGATACGTACGAGCAGGTGCTTGCATTGCCGAGCGTCCACCTCGCTGATGTAGCCTGCGACCAGACAGACGTCTATCAAGGCCGCGCATTCCATCGCTGAACCTCGTGCGATGGCATGGAATCGGGCACGGTCCGCGACCGTCGGCTTTCCTACACCCTCCGCTACGTTCAGCGGAATCGACATCGCTGCCGTTTTTAGCTGTGCCTTCAGCTCACTCTCGCCTCGCGGGAGGGCGGACATCAATTGAAACGCCAGACGAAGGAAGTCCAAGGCGAGGCGGTAGACGTCTAAATTCTCATGGTCGAGTCGCGGGAGGCTGTCTTCGTTCATGGCTACTCCATCGACCGCGGTACTCGGCCGGTTGCCTCTTCGTGCACGAGCGCGTGCGCGTGCACGAGCACGAGCACGTGAGACGATCACGATCACGATCACGATCACGTGGTCGTGGTCGTGGTCGTGATCGTTCCTCGTGCGCGTGATCGTGTTCGTGGTCGTGCTGCGTGTTCGTGCCCGATTCACAGCGCGACGACTTCATGCGATACAAAAGGGATGGCCATTGACTCGGGAAGACGCTTCGATGTCGTCGTGTTCGGGGCTACGGGATTTACGGGGAAGCTCGTGGCGGAATATTTGGCGAGGGGGGAAAGAGCGAAGCGGCTTCGGTGGGCGATTGCGGGGAGGGATAAGAAAAAGCTGGAGAACCTGAAGGCGGAATTGGTGCGCGTCGATCCGGCGCTGGGGGATGCGCTCGGGATACTCGTGGCCGATTCGTCGGATCGTGGATCGCTCGATGAGATGGCGCGGCAGACCAAGGTGGTGGCCACCACTGTGGGGCCCTATGTGACGTATGGGCGGGAGCTCGCGTCGGCGTGTGCCGAGAATGGGACACATTATGCGGATTTGACGGGGGAAGTTCCCTTCATTCGCGAGAGCATCGATCGGAACCATGCGCGCGCACGCGAAACGGGGGCGCGCATCGTCCATAGTGCGGGGTTCGACTCCATTCCGTCCGACATGGGCGTATTCATGCTGCACCAGCATTTCGCGGCGCAGGACCAAAAGCTTGCGCGCGCGTGGTTCTTCGTCGAGGCGCTCAAGGGTGCCATGAGCGGAGGCACCGTGGCGACCATGACCACGATCTTCGAAGGAGCCTCGCGTGACCGCAACATGAGACGCCTTCTCATGAATCCCTATGCGCTATCCGATGGAGAACGAGGACCGGATTCGGACCGCTACAAGATTCGCTTCGAATCACGCATTGGCAAATGGGTTTGCCCTTTTCTCATGAGCGCCATCAATACACGCAACGTCCATCGCTCGAATGCGCTACTCGGATATCCCTATGGACGCGATTTTCGATATTCGGAGGAGATGAGCACCGGCAGTGGCCCCGCCGGCTTTGCGCGGGCCACCGCCATCTCCGGGGGAATGGCCACCTTTGCCACCTTGGCGGCGACCAGCGTCGGGCGGCGCGTGATCAAACCGTTTCAGCCCTCCCCCGGGGAAGGCCCCTCCGCGGACGCCAGGGAGGCGGGCTTCTTCAAGATTCGCATCATCGGCGAAAGCGAAGCGCGCTCGGGCGAGACGCCCGTCCGGGCCGATGCGGAGATCCATGGACATCGCGATCCTGGTTACGGCGAAACCGCGTTGATGCTCGCCGAATCCGCCCTTTGCCTGGCGCTGGACCCCTTGGAATCCAAGGGCGGGGTACTCACCACCTCGGCGGCCATGGGAACGCATCTTTTGGAACGCCTGCGTGCGGCCGGAATGACATTTCGCGTCGCCCCGCGCTAAGGGATCCACCATGCGATGCACGACGCTGCTCACGTCCCTCTTGCTTTCGTGCGCCGTACTCGCCACGGCGTGCGCCTCCACTCCATCGGCGACCTCACCCGGAACGGTCACCTCATCACCGAGCACCGCATCGAAGAGGCTCATCGCCCGCGTGTGGCACGGCCGAACGGCGGCGAACAAGGCCGACGAATACGCACGCTACCTCGATGAGAACGGCGTGAAAAAGATCCTCGCCATCGAGGGCAATCGTGGATGCCAAATGTTTCGCCGCATCGACGGTGAAGTCGCCGAGTTTTTCGTCATTTCCTATTGGGAAAGCCGCGATGCCATCAAGAAATTCGCGGGCGCGGACATCGAAAAGACGCACAATCTGCCGCGCGATCCCGAGTTCCTCCTCGAGCTCGAACCGCAGGTGCGGCACTTCGACGTCATTGTCGGTCAATCGCCATAGCGGTATGCCACGGTCCCGAACGCGTGCAGCGTCTCGCCCGTGCGCCCCAACAGCGCGACATCGGACCAACACATGCGCGCATCCGCCGCACGAACCGTGGCGCGCGCGAGCAAACCATCGCTCGGCAACGGCGCCACGAAATGGGCACTCAGTGAAACCGTAGCCCCCGCCGCGCGTGCCGATGGCGTGGCCACCGTCCACGGCGACGTAGCCCCCGCCACATCGAGCAACGTCAGCGCAGCCCCCTCGTGGATGGCCCCCGTGCGATCCCGGTTCGCCTCCGGCGCACCCAACGTCATGTCCACCCGCCCCGGCCCGGCCGCGGCGATGCCCAGCTCCCGCGATGCGATGAACGGAATCGTGCGGAGCGCCGAACGAAACGCATCCAACAAATGCGGATTCCCCTCCCCGATCGGCGCCACGATGCCGCGCCCGCCCGTCTCGCCCGCAGCGGGCCCCAGCCGCACCACCGACGAAGCCCGCGCCGTGATCGCGCCGTCTTCGCCCGCGATTTCCGTCTCCAGAAAGACCAACTCGCGCACATGCCGCACCGCACGCGTCGTCGCGGTGAGCGAGCTTCGCGTCGAGCGCACGTACGCGACGTCCAGCGAAACGATGCTCGACGGCGCGTCGAAATCCCCCGCCACGGAACGCACCACCGCCTGCGACCCCATGGTCACCAACGAAGCAATCGCACCACCGTGCATGCCCACCTTACCCGAAGCCGAGGACCGCAGAGCACCGCCCGCACCGTGGCGATCATCGTGCGGAAAGAGAAGGCTCACCGATTCGGAATCGGCCGCCTGCACCTGCACGGCTAGCTCACGCCCAAAAGGGCTTTCACCAATCCACGTGGCAATCCGCTCGATCATTTAGCCACTATAAGTCGATAAGCGCTCCACGGTGCGAAATCCCATGCGTTCGAGAATCGGTGCCGATGACTCGGCCCGGGCGAGGCTCGTGGCCAAACGGAGGCCGCGTGCGCGTGCGTCGCGAAGCCGTGCCGCCACCAGCGCGCGGTACAAACCGTGGCGCCGAAAATCGGGCAGCACCACCGCACCAAGCAAATACGCGGAGTGTCCCAAATCCAGATAACCCGCGACGGCGGCAGGCCGGCCCTGGTAGCGCCCCAAGTAGAAGCGTTGCGACCTGTCGTTCTCCTGCATGATCCGCCGGTGAGCTTTCTCGAGCGGCCCCTCCTCCACGTTCCATCCGGTGGCCATCACCCGCGTGTATAGCTCGAGGGTCGAGTCATCCACCTCCTCGATGGTTACATCCCGCGGCATCGGCACATCCTCCGCCGGAAAGGGCACCTCGGGGCGCGGGGTCTCGAGGAACATCGCGCACGATGCGGAGCGGATCAGACCGGCGCGTTCCAAACGCGCGCCCAGATCGGCCGGCCGCGACCGCGCGCCCACCAGCCAACGAAACTTGACGCCGAGACGCCGGTACTCGCCCACGGTCGCTTCGATGATGGAGTCGACCTCGTTCTCGGGAAGCTCCGAGCACACCACCTCGTTGAAGCCTCCCTGACGAAACGACGGCGTAATGAGCTGAAACCAGCCGGGTCGCTCGATCCGGCGCATGTCCGGCAGTTGCACGAGCGCCCGGCGTGGACCTTCGACAATCTCGCGCAGCAGCACATCCTCCGATCCGCCAGCCATGCGAGCAGCGTATCATGCAGGGAAAATGTCTCTTTCCGGCCACTACTGGACCATCGCCCCGTTCGTTTCGCACGTTGCCCGACGCCCCCGTCCCGTAGCGGCGGGTGCGTTGACCGCCGTCGAACCATGGAGCGCCGTCGTCGCGAACGATGCGTTCGGCGACATCCGTCTGCTTGGCGAGCTTCGCCGCGCTTCCCATCGCTCGCCGCGTCCTCGGGCGCTCCTGGTGGTGATTCATGGCTTGGGCGGCAGCAGCGAGAGCCACTACATCCGCCCCGCCACGCGCGCCGCGCAGGATCTGGACATCGCGTGCCTATGCCTGAATCTGCGCGGGGTGGGCGGAGGCGCCGCCGAGGACTTCTACCACGCCGGACTCTGGCAAGACGTGGACGCCGCCCTGGCCAACGGCACACTTGCAGAATACACGGACATCTACATGTTCGGCTATTCGATGGGCGGCCACGTCGGCCTTCGCTACGCCACCGAGAAACTCGACCCTCGCGTGCGCGCCGTGGCGGCGGTCTGCTCACCGCTCGATCTGGATCGCTCGGCATCGGCCATCGACCGGCCGGCGCGCTGGATCTACCGCCAGCACGTGTTGCGCGGGCTCAAGCGCATGGTCGCTCCGGTGGTGCGCCGCAAGAAGATTCCCATTTCGATCACGGAGATGCTCAGCATCTCCACCCTGCGCACATGGGACCGGCGCATCGTGGCGCCGCACCATGGATTCGACAGCGCGGAGGACTACTACGCCAAGGCGAGCGTGGCATCGCGCCTCGCGCACTTGCAACGCCCCGCACTGCTCGTGGCCGCGCCCGCCGATCCCATGGTGGAGTCCAACACCGTGCGGCCGGCGCTCGAACATGCGCCGGCGCTGCTCGATGTTCGGTGGGCCAGCCGCGGAGGCCACGTCGGCTTTCCGCGTTCGCTCGATCTCGGGGAGCGCGGGCCGTTGGGGCTCGAGCACCAGGTGCTTGCGTGGCTCTTACGCCAAGGCCCGTGATCGCGATTCAGCTTACTTAGACGGTGAAATCCCCGGTGAACGCATCGGGGCTCGACGCGAGCAGCACGTAGCAGTACCGAGCGCGGGATGGATGCGCGCAATGCTCGATGGCGTTCGCGAAGGCCTCGATGAGGGCAATGCCGCCCACGGGCCGAGGTGAACTCTCACTCCGGGTAGCCGCGCCCCGCAAGGCGTACGCGCGCTGCGCGGCGCGCTCCCAATCGGGCTTCCAGCCTTCCGCCTGATCGAGGTTGTCGGCCGTCGTGCATTCGATGCAATCGAAGCAGTTCATCCCGTAGTCGCGTTGCTGATCCTCGAAGTCTTGCGGGCTGCAGGCAATGGCATCCACCGTGCGGGCACCGCATCGGAAGAAGACATAAAGCCGGGCAGGTTCGAGGTTGGGCAGCTCATCTCCGTCCGAATCCGCGACGGAGTAGGCTTTTTTTAGATTGTTGGAGGTTGCAATCATTCGACTTTCTCCAGGTCGAGTACCTCCCAACAAGATGCATGACGATGGCTGGCGGCGGCAAGTCGCCCGCGCATTGCGCAGTTCGAAATGTCGCCGCGCATACGGCAATTTCCAATGGCATCATGCCGAGCCGCCATTCCGCCGCGTATTCCCAACATCGAACATCACGGCGTCGTTCGGGATGACATCGCACTTCAATCTACCGAACGATGCCCCGTTCTCCGTTCATTCGGTGGTCAGGCGCGAAATTTCCAAATCGAGTGACCGCTAGCCGACATTCACCGGATCGGCGGCCCACACACCGTGCAGCGTACAGTGCTCGTGCGCGGTCACCGACTTCACGCCCTGGGGCAGACGGAAATTGACCTTCGGCGGCGCGGGATCCAGCGGCCGGAACTCGCGCAAGCCGACCACCTCGCCGTTCTCGTTCTTGAGGTAAATCGTCGTCACGTAGTGCAGGCCCTGCTCGCCGCCGTCGATGTCCAAACCGGCGTCGATCACGCCGGAATCGCGGTCGCCGGCATCCTTGTCGATGCCCGCATCACGACGGCCCCCATCGCGACGTCCACCGCCCCCTCGGCCGGCGTCCTCCTCGATGTCCGCATCCAGATCGACGCCTGCGTCCTCGTCGATATCCGCATCGAAGCCGCCGCCTGCATCGAAGCGACCGCCCGCATCGTAGCCACCGCCCGTGCCCGCATCCAAAGGCGGAATGGACATCATGTGCTCGACCAAAACGGTCACGACATTGTCCTGGACCTCGACCTGCGGGACGTGGCTGCGTTCCTTGCCCGCCCATTTGCCGGGCGCGGCGGCCGTATAGACCGGCCCGAGCGACTCGAGCTCACGCACGAGCGCTTCCCATTTTGCCCTGCGCTCGGCAGAGAATTCCTCGCCATCGACGGCGGGCCCCGCATTGCCGCCGGGAATGTACTCGTCACCGTCGGTGTAGTCGCCACCTAGGGATGACGATTTGGTCGAGCATGCCGCAAGAAACCGGGCAATTCCCAGTGCTCCAAGTCCAAGGCCAACGCTGCCCCCGAAAAAGGCGCGGCGCGTGAGTGTAGGTTCGGTAGGACGTGCCATGGCGGGCAACTAGTTCATGGCCCATGCCACGACCGACGAATCGTCTCGCAGGCGCCCAAACGCCTTGTAACAACCGTGGCACCGGCATTAGAGGTAGCACACAGCGGCACATGACCCCCGGGGACTGGCAGCCCCCCCGAGGGGATATCGATCCATGAGACACGCACGGCCCTTACCCATCATCTCATACCGTTGTTACATGGGCCCTCGGCCGTCTAGATTCGCGCGGAAAAGTCGCGCACGATGAGCAATATGGTGTCCGGCACCGGGCAAAAAGGGCAGATGAAGCGACTGGTATTTGCCCTTGCTTGGCAGGGAAGCTCGGAGCCGGTGGGTGAACGATTCGGCGAGCTCACGACGTGGCTGAGTGAGCAGACCGGTTTTGCCATCACCCCGCGCATGTCGCTCTCGTACGTCGAGTTGGAACGAATGGTTCGCACTGGGCAAGCGCACCTTGCTTGGCTGCCGCCGCTCGTCTACCTGCGGCTCGAGCGCGAGAAGCAGGTCGCGCATCTGGTCAAGAGCGAACGCGCCGGCCACGCCAGCTTTCACGCGGCCATGATCGTGCGCGCCGACTCGCCGATTCGCTCGCTCGAGATGCTGCGCGGTTCGCGCGCGGCCTGGGTCGACCGCTGGAGTGCCTCCGGCTATGTCATTCCGCGCGCGACCTTGGCCGCCAAAGGCTTCTCCCCGCGCGATCTCTTCCGCGAGGAGCGCTTCTACGGCTCGCACGAGGCCGTGGTCGGGGCGGTGCTTTCGGGGCGCGCCAACATCGGCGGTACCTATGCGCAGCTCACCGAGCAAGGCCGGCTGCTACGCGGCGCCTGGACTCCGATTCGCGGTGGGGAAGCCGGTATTCGCGTGCTCATGACCGTCGGGGCGATCCCCGGCGACGTCGTCGCAGCCCACGCCTCCTTGGACGACACGGAGCGCGACAAGCTCACGCAGGCGCTCCTTGCCATGCCCAAGGACGCGCACATGGGTAAGATCATGCGCCGCATCTTCGGCGCCGAAGGGTTCCAGGACGGTCCACTCACGGGTTACGAAGTCTTACGGGGGGCCATCGAGGACGAATCGAAATGAAAACGATCGCGTGCGGGTTGGCTTTGACTCTCGCTCTGGTGGGTGCCTGCGGAGGTGCTTCTTCGCCGCCTCCCTCGTCGTCACCTTCGCAAACCTCCGCCGCGAACACGCCAACGCCGCCCGCTCCAGCGCCTGCGGAGCCCGCACCTGCGCCCGCAGCAACCGGAGCAGCCGTCGCGCCCGAGGAGAAACCCGATCCGCATGCGAAGATCGTCGACGCCATCCGCAAGGATGCCATCGCGTGTTACTCGGCCGGCAAGAAGTCCAACCCCACGATGAACGAAGGCCACGTCGTTCTCAACGTGGCCGCGCGCGACGGCCGCGCATCGTGCGTGATTCCCAGTGAAGGCGCCGGCCTCTCGAGCGAGGTCGAAGCCTGCCTCGCGACCCGCCTCTCCCGCGAACCGATGCCCGCAGGAGAAACGCGTTTGGCCATTCCCCTGGAGCTCAAAGACGGCGCCATCGAGCTATCCAAAGAGCAACCGCGCTCCGGCGCCGCGGGCATCGAGAGCCTCGAGACCCACGGCGTGGACCGCGCGGGCATCGTGGTGATGAAGCTCATGGAGCAAATCAACGAGTGCGTCCTCGACGGCATGGCCAAAAAGCCGGGCCTGGTGGGCTTCTTCTACGTCCACGCGAAAATCGACCCGCGCGGAAACGTGGCCTGCGCCATCGCCAATCGCGGCAATGACATTCCCGAGGACATTCTGACCTGCGCCACCGACAAAGTTTCCAAATGGCATTTCCCCAAACCGAAACACGGTTCGGGCAGTGTAACCATTCCAATCAAAGTCGGAAAAAAGCTCTAACCGCCGAAACGGCAGTCGCAGCGTTTCGACAGAGAGAGTTCACAGGGAGGCGGGGAGGCGGGGAGTTTTTTTTGTTGGGACCCGATGTCTCACGTTGGACGACGTGGATCTCCATGAACAACCAAATCTCCCCGCCTCCCCGTCTCCCTGTGAATCTCTTCTTCAGCCTTCGATGGACGCGAAATATTTGATGACGAAGGGCTCGGCGAGCCGCTGTTCGAGTGTCGAGGCGAAGCGCTGGAAGTGCGGCGTCTCGAAGTGCGCATTCAGCGCGGCGCGGTCCTTCCACTCCTCGACGACGGCAACGCGGTGCGGATTTTTGCCTTCCACGTACGGCTGATAGGAAATGCAGCCCGGCTCGGCAATCGAGGCTTCCTGCAGCGCGACCAGCTCGTCCAGCAGCTTTTTCTCCTGCCCCGGCTTGGCATGCAAATAAGCAATGACGGTCAGCGTATTGGACATGGCATTCCTCCGTGAATCAGCGCAGCGTATACCGAAGCGCCGACTCCAAGGTACTGAATGACGAGAGCTCCGCCAGATCGAGCTCGAGCCCCACGATGGTTTGGGCCATGTCCGGTGAAATGCCCGAAATTACGCAGCGGGTGCCCAAAAGACGCGCTGCCCGCACCACCTTGAGCAAGTGATCGGCTGCGCTCGTATCCATCGCATCGACACCGGTGAGATCCAAAATCGTAAAGCGCGCCTGCGTCTTCACGATGGCGTCGAGCAAGCTCTCCATCATTTGATTGGCGCGGACATTGTCGACCAATCCAATCACCGGAAGGGCCAACACCCCCTCCCAGAGCTGCAAAATCGGTGTGGACATGGCCCGGATCGAATCCTCCTGACGGCGGATGATCTCGAGTTTGTCCAACAGCGTTTGCTCGGCTTGCTTCCGATCGTGGATCTCTCGTTTGAGCCGTTCCTCGGCCTGTTTGCGCTCGTGGACCTCTTGCTTCAGCCGGTCGAGCGCCGCGTCCAGATCGGCACGCGTGGCCTTGTCGGCCGAGATCAGCGCCTCCAGCTGCCCTTCCACCGTGCGATCCGAAGGGCGCGCCACGAATTCGTCCCACGCATCGCCCTGCGTGGTGAACGCCGTCTGGTCGGCCCAACAATTCTCGCCGAAAAGGCGCTTTGCGTACGCGGCGAAGCGGCCGGCCAGGGAGCTCGAGCCCCAGGAGACTCCAAGCGCGCGCTGGTAGACGCTCTCCCAACTGTTCCTCGCGCGAAAGCGCAGCTCCTTCTTTTCGCGGTCGAGTGCGACGAGCTCCCAATGCCCGAGCCCCAAAAGAGGCGCGACGCTGCAGATGGCGCGCAATCCCTCTTCGAAGCTCGATGCGCGATCCATGAATTGGGACCACTCGGCCTCCGCCGTGGCCTCTCCCGATCCATACAGCGCGAGGTTCAAGCGATCCGTGCCGACCATCCTGTGGATGGCCGACATGAACCGAGCCATCGTCGTCTCGGTCCAGAGGGACATGACGGGATGGCCCGATGCAAGCACGCGTCCCCCATCCATGTC
It includes:
- a CDS encoding PaaI family thioesterase, with protein sequence MIERIATWIGESPFGRELAVQVQAADSESVSLLFPHDDRHGAGGALRSSASGKVGMHGGAIASLVTMGSQAVVRSVAGDFDAPSSIVSLDVAYVRSTRSSLTATTRAVRHVRELVFLETEIAGEDGAITARASSVVRLGPAAGETGGRGIVAPIGEGNPHLLDAFRSALRTIPFIASRELGIAAAGPGRVDMTLGAPEANRDRTGAIHEGAALTLLDVAGATSPWTVATPSARAAGATVSLSAHFVAPLPSDGLLARATVRAADARMCWSDVALLGRTGETLHAFGTVAYRYGD
- a CDS encoding alpha/beta fold hydrolase; this encodes MSLSGHYWTIAPFVSHVARRPRPVAAGALTAVEPWSAVVANDAFGDIRLLGELRRASHRSPRPRALLVVIHGLGGSSESHYIRPATRAAQDLDIACLCLNLRGVGGGAAEDFYHAGLWQDVDAALANGTLAEYTDIYMFGYSMGGHVGLRYATEKLDPRVRAVAAVCSPLDLDRSASAIDRPARWIYRQHVLRGLKRMVAPVVRRKKIPISITEMLSISTLRTWDRRIVAPHHGFDSAEDYYAKASVASRLAHLQRPALLVAAPADPMVESNTVRPALEHAPALLDVRWASRGGHVGFPRSLDLGERGPLGLEHQVLAWLLRQGP
- a CDS encoding antibiotic biosynthesis monooxygenase — protein: MRCTTLLTSLLLSCAVLATACASTPSATSPGTVTSSPSTASKRLIARVWHGRTAANKADEYARYLDENGVKKILAIEGNRGCQMFRRIDGEVAEFFVISYWESRDAIKKFAGADIEKTHNLPRDPEFLLELEPQVRHFDVIVGQSP
- a CDS encoding antibiotic biosynthesis monooxygenase — protein: MSNTLTVIAYLHAKPGQEKKLLDELVALQEASIAEPGCISYQPYVEGKNPHRVAVVEEWKDRAALNAHFETPHFQRFASTLEQRLAEPFVIKYFASIEG
- a CDS encoding phosphate/phosphite/phosphonate ABC transporter substrate-binding protein; this translates as MSNMVSGTGQKGQMKRLVFALAWQGSSEPVGERFGELTTWLSEQTGFAITPRMSLSYVELERMVRTGQAHLAWLPPLVYLRLEREKQVAHLVKSERAGHASFHAAMIVRADSPIRSLEMLRGSRAAWVDRWSASGYVIPRATLAAKGFSPRDLFREERFYGSHEAVVGAVLSGRANIGGTYAQLTEQGRLLRGAWTPIRGGEAGIRVLMTVGAIPGDVVAAHASLDDTERDKLTQALLAMPKDAHMGKIMRRIFGAEGFQDGPLTGYEVLRGAIEDESK
- a CDS encoding four helix bundle protein, producing the protein MNEDSLPRLDHENLDVYRLALDFLRLAFQLMSALPRGESELKAQLKTAAMSIPLNVAEGVGKPTVADRARFHAIARGSAMECAALIDVCLVAGYISEVDARQCKHLLVRIVAMLTKMCR
- a CDS encoding NADH:flavin oxidoreductase; protein product: MSLSSNTHAALAPFTSALAGLSLRNRAAVAPMTRVSTAGDGVPTDAMRRYYADFAKGGFGLIITEGNYPDLAHSQAYDRQPGLATDEQANAWRPIVADVHAAGAKIFVQLMHAGALVQGNRYRTQSVAPSAITPKGEKMPEYGGQGPYATPRPMVEDDFRDITEAFVRAALRAREAGFDGVEIHAANGYLFDQFLTTYTNTRTDSYGGPVENRVRFTADVVRAIVRAVGPAFVVGVRLSEAKVNDKSYTWPGGAEEARFIFAALRDAGASYLHIAAEGRDFAFSASLREGRTLTQLARETTHLPVIANGSLHDGTRAARALEDGHADILALGRAAIANPDWPARLAQGRPFDTFDPAILHPAASLENAASWRAAQLEAR
- a CDS encoding GNAT family N-acetyltransferase produces the protein MAGGSEDVLLREIVEGPRRALVQLPDMRRIERPGWFQLITPSFRQGGFNEVVCSELPENEVDSIIEATVGEYRRLGVKFRWLVGARSRPADLGARLERAGLIRSASCAMFLETPRPEVPFPAEDVPMPRDVTIEEVDDSTLELYTRVMATGWNVEEGPLEKAHRRIMQENDRSQRFYLGRYQGRPAAVAGYLDLGHSAYLLGAVVLPDFRRHGLYRALVAARLRDARARGLRLATSLARAESSAPILERMGFRTVERLSTYSG
- a CDS encoding LysR family transcriptional regulator; amino-acid sequence: MDRVRALAWFCKVVEEESISQAARTLRVSKAAVSKVLSSLEEELGVTLLHRTTRTVRATATGRVVYTHARTVLEQMRELEAAANAEKAEPSGTLRITAPVAFGHLHLRAHIAAFIAKYPSVRIELVLTDRYIRLAEEGFDVAIRVTRSLDDEDVVAIPLARTRMIACASPEYLSRAGKPRSPRDLPRHTCISYSAPGVTGRLPWHFDDEAVLLDPAIRVDNSVLLCDLARAGTGIAFLLSFVCASDLKSGNLISLFPKAKTEESTVFALYPSPGHATAKIRAFMEYLKSAYGGMGEWA
- a CDS encoding saccharopine dehydrogenase NADP-binding domain-containing protein is translated as MAIDSGRRFDVVVFGATGFTGKLVAEYLARGERAKRLRWAIAGRDKKKLENLKAELVRVDPALGDALGILVADSSDRGSLDEMARQTKVVATTVGPYVTYGRELASACAENGTHYADLTGEVPFIRESIDRNHARARETGARIVHSAGFDSIPSDMGVFMLHQHFAAQDQKLARAWFFVEALKGAMSGGTVATMTTIFEGASRDRNMRRLLMNPYALSDGERGPDSDRYKIRFESRIGKWVCPFLMSAINTRNVHRSNALLGYPYGRDFRYSEEMSTGSGPAGFARATAISGGMATFATLAATSVGRRVIKPFQPSPGEGPSADAREAGFFKIRIIGESEARSGETPVRADAEIHGHRDPGYGETALMLAESALCLALDPLESKGGVLTTSAAMGTHLLERLRAAGMTFRVAPR